One stretch of Streptomyces sp. NBC_01363 DNA includes these proteins:
- a CDS encoding carbohydrate ABC transporter permease — protein MTAAATAVRERARRAPHDRGRPVLSRFRLPWRLVGYTAVLGLGLLYLLPFVLQLVTGFKTDPDAAAHPLALLPTTPTTAAYQRLFGLSRAADGVPFLRWLGNSALIAVLVTAGRVLFDSMAGYALARLRFRGRSALFGFVLAVMAVPGVALLIPKFLVLNTFGLFDTYTGMILPLLVDAAGIFIMKQFFESVPREVEEAARVDGAGVFRIFWSVVLPMARPALITLTILSFQGSWNEFTHFLVSTQSGQYETLTTGLARFVSGGLGGGTQYPLKLAAALLSTIPVAALFFCFQRYFVNGANAGAVKE, from the coding sequence ATGACCGCCGCCGCTACGGCCGTACGCGAACGCGCCCGTCGCGCCCCGCACGACCGGGGCCGTCCCGTCCTGAGCCGATTCCGCCTGCCGTGGCGACTGGTGGGGTACACCGCGGTCCTCGGGCTGGGGCTGCTCTATCTGCTCCCGTTCGTCCTCCAGTTGGTGACGGGCTTCAAGACGGACCCGGACGCCGCCGCGCACCCGCTGGCCCTGCTGCCGACCACTCCGACCACGGCCGCGTACCAGCGGCTGTTCGGGCTGAGCCGGGCCGCGGACGGAGTGCCCTTCCTGCGCTGGCTGGGCAACTCCGCTCTGATCGCGGTGCTGGTGACGGCGGGCCGGGTGCTGTTCGACTCCATGGCGGGATACGCGCTGGCACGGCTGCGTTTCCGGGGCCGTTCGGCGCTGTTCGGCTTCGTGCTCGCGGTGATGGCGGTGCCCGGCGTGGCCCTGCTCATCCCGAAGTTCCTGGTGCTGAACACCTTCGGTCTCTTCGACACGTACACCGGCATGATCCTGCCGCTGCTGGTGGACGCGGCGGGCATCTTCATCATGAAGCAGTTCTTCGAGTCGGTGCCGCGCGAGGTCGAGGAGGCGGCACGGGTCGACGGGGCGGGTGTGTTCCGGATCTTCTGGTCCGTCGTCCTGCCCATGGCCAGACCGGCGTTGATCACCCTGACGATCCTGTCGTTCCAGGGATCGTGGAACGAATTCACGCACTTCCTCGTCAGCACGCAGTCCGGCCAGTACGAGACGCTCACCACGGGCCTGGCCCGCTTCGTCTCGGGCGGACTCGGCGGCGGAACGCAGTATCCGCTGAAACTCGCGGCGGCCCTGCTGTCCACCATCCCGGTGGCCGCGCTCTTCTTCTGCTTCCAGCGCTACTTCGTCAACGGCGCCAATGCGGGCGCGGTCAAGGAGTGA
- a CDS encoding immunity 49 family protein, protein MAKARCARDPEARKFETWEAWVTGMQTGSALFAAATAPEGSSVSVRIRERETSLPSIGPESCVNAGAGVTSFNLALVCRENARLKKLAEVPVSLLRASGAVYEEYIYSWVEALQDFWLGRREAGDKLVAAFDGADPEVARSVDSELLSQILYPPIILFHRCLQQDHEEFNIALNDALRWHKEYWSAAEERATDAEGLVALGPLAVACLAHDAGFPLEIESEYLPRSLLEFSWAGEIDT, encoded by the coding sequence TTGGCGAAGGCGCGGTGTGCGAGGGACCCGGAGGCGAGGAAGTTCGAGACCTGGGAAGCGTGGGTGACGGGCATGCAGACCGGGTCCGCACTGTTCGCCGCGGCCACCGCGCCCGAAGGCAGCAGTGTGAGCGTACGGATCAGGGAGCGGGAGACAAGCCTGCCCTCGATCGGCCCGGAGTCCTGTGTGAACGCCGGTGCCGGGGTCACCTCGTTCAACCTCGCGTTGGTCTGCCGGGAGAACGCGAGGTTGAAGAAGCTGGCCGAGGTGCCCGTCTCCCTGCTGCGCGCGTCGGGCGCAGTGTATGAGGAGTACATCTACTCCTGGGTGGAGGCCCTGCAGGACTTCTGGCTCGGCCGCCGGGAGGCGGGCGACAAGCTGGTCGCCGCATTCGACGGCGCCGACCCGGAGGTGGCCCGGTCCGTCGACTCGGAACTGCTGTCACAGATCCTCTACCCGCCGATCATCCTCTTCCACCGCTGCCTGCAGCAGGACCATGAGGAGTTCAATATCGCGCTGAATGACGCGCTGCGGTGGCACAAGGAGTACTGGTCCGCGGCCGAGGAACGGGCTACGGATGCGGAAGGCCTCGTTGCCCTCGGCCCCCTCGCAGTCGCTTGCCTCGCCCACGACGCGGGATTCCCCCTCGAAATCGAGTCGGAGTACCTGCCCCGGTCGCTCCTCGAATTCAGCTGGGCCGGCGAGATCGATACCTGA
- a CDS encoding DUF6131 family protein: MIVLGVILLVIGFVTGISILWTIGIILAVVGLILWILGGMGHTVAGRRHYW, from the coding sequence GTGATCGTTCTCGGAGTCATCCTGCTTGTCATCGGTTTCGTGACCGGAATCTCCATCCTGTGGACGATCGGAATCATTCTCGCCGTGGTGGGTCTGATTCTGTGGATCCTGGGCGGGATGGGACACACGGTCGCCGGTCGAAGGCACTACTGGTAG